A section of the Parasteatoda tepidariorum isolate YZ-2023 chromosome 6, CAS_Ptep_4.0, whole genome shotgun sequence genome encodes:
- the LOC107442569 gene encoding uncharacterized protein, protein MGLISHYLRVFFRSHTRPINSRMAKKGETTSSIVYLVSSTTAFIGLIYLFNKNLDNNRDGPYTDGKAYTPYDTARKFGLDKPATIITFKGFSMEKEVLDRDDEKFIPTKIL, encoded by the exons ATGGGACTTATTTCCCATTACCTGAGAGTTTTCTTCAGATCCCACACAAGACCCATTAATTCACGAATGGCAAAGAAAGGTGAAACAACTTCAAGCATTGTCTACTTAGTCTCATCTACAACAGCTTTTATTGGTTTAATTTAcctatttaataagaatttagaCAATAACAGAGATGGTCCCTATACTGATGGAAAAGCCTACACAC cttATGATACTGCTAGAAAGTTTGGATTAGACAAACCTGCGACCATTATCACTTTCAAAGGATTCTCAATGGAAAAAGAAGTTCTTGATAGAGATGATGAAAAATTCATcccaacaaaaattttataa